A window of Strigops habroptila isolate Jane chromosome 5, bStrHab1.2.pri, whole genome shotgun sequence contains these coding sequences:
- the MYOF gene encoding myoferlin isoform X3 — MTPLELLDETVSIRVYDSYSLRADCLMGEFKIDIGYVYDEPGHAVMRKWLLLSDPEDTNSGAKGYMKVSMFVLGTGDEPPVEKRERDNESDDVESNLLLPAGIALRWVTFLLKIYRAEDIPQMDDAFSQTVKEIFGGEADKKNLVDPFVEVSFAGKKVCTNIIEKNANPEWNQIIYLQIKFPSVCEKIKLAVVDWDRLTKNDVVGTTYLSLSKIASSGGEIEEFSSSGTGASSYEANTGEAEVGFLPTFGPCYLNFYGSPREYTGFPDPYDELNFGKGEGVAYRGRILVELSTILESKPVNNKKLEMIPNDDLLVVEKYQRRRKFCLAAVFHSATMLQDTGEPIQFEVSIGNYGNKFDTTCKPLASTTQYSRAVFDGNYYYYLPWANTKPVVTLTSFWEDISHRLDPVNVILNMAERLQTNLATLKSGMQAKISENQLAEMWLKLVDELTEDMSKPFPLIEGRSNITVLDTQIEKLRLRSLKQIGEAAARMRNEATDVKATLMEIEDWLDRLMQLSEEPQNSMPDVIIWMVRGEKRLAYARVPAHQVLYSTTSPESSGKYCGKTQTIFLKYPQDKTKDVKMPVELRINIWLGLSAVEKKFNSFAEGIFSVFAEMYENQALLFGKWGTSGLVGRHKFSDVTGKIKLKREYFLPPKGWEWEGEWMVDPERSLLTEADAGHTEFTDEVYENESRYPGGEWKAAEESYTDVNGEKAPPPREFTCPLGWMWEDDAWKSDLNRAVDEHGWEYGITIPPATKPKSWVAAEKMYHTHRRRRLVRKRKRDPAQPVTAGRGMPSYEDQEGWEYASLIGWKFHWKQRSSDTFRRRRWRRKMAPSETHGAAAIFKLEGALGADNSVDDGEGKSSEKTKDSATKVFGANTPLVSCYFDRVYTYHLRCYIYQARNLMALDKDSFSDPYAHVSFLHQSKTTEIIHSTLNPTWDQTLIFNEIEIYGDPQTVAQNPPNVVIELFDSDQVGKDEFLGRSICSPMVKLIPEEDITPKLLWYPVTNNGKASGDILFAAELILRDKGGANLPILPSQRAPKLYMVPQGIRPVVQLTAVEILAWGLRNMKNYQLAPVMSPSLIVECGGEMVESVVIKNLKKTPNFPSSVLFMKVLLPKEELYSPSLVIKVIDHRPFGRKPIVGQCTINLLESFRCDPYTTKEDIAPQLKVSLLSAAPHRDTVIEMEDTQPLLTAQLTEKEEEIVDWWSKFYASVGEHEKCGQYITKGYDTLKVYDCELEKVPEFNSLTDFCDTFKLYRGKSEDSDDPSVVGEFKGSFKIYALPDDPTIPAPPRQFRELPDSGPQECIVRIYIVRALQLQPQDNNGLCDPYIKISLSKKVIEDRDNYVPNTLNPIFGRMYELSCFLPQEKDLKISVYDYDTLTRDEKVGETIIDLENRFLSRYGSHCGIPQQYWISGVNTWRDQLKPTQLLQNVARFKGYAPPVLSENGKRINYGGRDYTLEEAEANKILHQHLGPGEERLALHILRTQGLVPEHVETRTLYSTFQPNISQGKLQMWVDVFPKSLGPPGPPFNITPRKAKKYILRVIVWNTKDVLLDEKSITGEEMSDIYVKGWMPGNEENKQKTDVHYRSLDGEGNFNWRFVFPFDYLPAEQLCVISKKEHFWSLDKTEFRIPPKLIIQIWDNDKFSLDDYLGFVELDLHKTIIPAKVPEKCNIDMIPEYKADSSQKAPKTASLFEQKSMKGWWPCYVEKDGSRVLAGKVEMTLEVVNEKEAEERPAGKGRDEPNMNPKLDLPNRPDTSFLWFTNPCKTMKFIVWRRFKWLFLGLIILLILLLFVAVLLYSLPNYLSMKIVKPI, encoded by the exons TGGATGATGCTTTTTCACAGACTGTCAAGGAAATATTCGGAGGAGAAGCAGACAAGAAAAACCTGGTAGATCCATTTGTAGAAGTTTCTTTTGCTGGGAAAAAG gtTTGCACAAATataattgagaaaaatgctaATCCAGAGTGGAATCAAATTATTTATCTTCAAATCAAG tttccctctgtgtgtgagaaaataaaacttgcagTTGTTGACTG gGATCGTCTTACAAAAAATGATGTAGTAGGAACAACATATTTAAGTCTCTCAAAAATTGCTTCTTCAGGAGGAGAAATTGAAG AATTTTCATCTTCAGGAACAGGGGCTTCATCATATGAAG CAAACACTGGAGAAGCTGAAGTTGGCTTTTTACCAACATTTGGGCCTTGTTACCTAAACTTTTACGGAAGTCCAAGAGAATACACTGGATTCCCAGACCCATATGACGAATTAAACTTTGGAAAG GGAGAAGGAGTTGCTTACAGAGGGAGAATTCTGGTTGAACTATCTACAATACTTGAAAGCAAACCTgttaacaacaaaaaattagaGATGATTCCTAACGATGACTTACTGGTTGTTGAG AAATACCAGCGCAGACGAAAGTTCTGCTTGGCTGCTGTGTTTCATTCTGCTACCATGCTGCAAGACACTGGTGAGCCTATCCAGTTTGAAGTTAGCATTGGTAACTATGGCAACAAGTTTGATACCACCTGTAAACCTTTGGCATCAACAACTCAGTATAGTCGTGCTGTTTTTGATG gtaattattattactacttgCCATGGGCAAACACAAAGCCAGTTGTTACACTGACTTCCTTTTGGGAGGACATAAGTCATAGATTAGACCCTGTGAATGTAATCCTAAACATGGCTGAAAGACTG CAAACCAACTTAGCCACCTTAAAATCAGGAATGCAGGCTAAAATTTCTGAAAACCAATTAGCTGAAATGTGGTTGAAGCTGGTTGATGAACTTACAGAAGATATGAG TAAACCATTTCCCCTCATAGAAGGCAGATCTAATATTACAGTCCTTGACACTCAGATTGAAAAACTGCGTTTGAGGTCTCTCAAACAGATcggagaagcagcagcaaggatgAGAAATGAAGCTACTGATGTGAAAGCCACTCTGATGGAAATTGAGGATTGGTTGGATAGATTAATGCAACTGAGTGAAGAG CCACAAAACAGTATGCCTGATGTAATCATATGGATGGTCCGAGGGGAGAAAAGACTGGCTTATGCTCGTGTTCCTGCACACCAAGTGCTGTATTCCACAACTAGCCCGGAATCATCTGGTAAATATTGTGGAAAGACCCAAACAATCTTCTTGAAG TACCCACAGGACAAGACCAAAGATGTCAAAATGCCTGTGGAGTTGCGAATTAACATTTGGCTTGGGCTCAGTGCAGttgaaaaaaagtttaatagCTTCGCAGAGGGAATATTCAGTGTTTTTGCAGAAATG TATGAAAATCAGGCTCTTCTCTTTGGAAAGTGGGGTACCTCAGGACTTGTTGGTCGCCACAAGTTTTCTGATGTCACAGGAAAAATCAAGCTGAAAAGAGAGTACTTTCTACCCCCAAAGGGCTGGGAGTGGGAAGGAGAATGGATGGTTGATCCTGAAAGAag TTTGTTAACTGAAGCTGATGCTGGCCATACTGAATTTACTGACGAAGTATATGAAAACGAAAGTCGCTATCCTGGAGGTGAatggaaagcagctgaagaaagtTACACAGATGTG aatggagaaaaagcTCCACCGCCACGTGAGTTCACATGTCCTCTTGGATGGATGTGGGAAGATGATGCTTGGAAATCAGATTTAAATCGAGCAGTGGATGAGCATG GATGGGAATATGGAATTACTATTCCTCCAGCCACTAAACCAAAGTCATGGGTGGCTGCAGAGAAAATGTACCATACACATCGACGACGAAGACTGGTGCGGAAACGTAAGAGGGATCCAGCTCAACCAGTAACAGCAGGAAGG GGAATGCCATCATATGAAGATCAAGAAGGATGGGAATACGCTTCCTTGATTGGCTGGAAATTTCACTGGAAACAACGCAGTTCTGATACTTTCCGTCGAAGACGATGGAGACGAAAAATGGCTCCCTCAGAGACACATGGCGCAGCAGCTATCTTTAAACTTGAAGGTGCTTTG GGAGCAGACAATAGCGTTGAtgatggagaagggaagagtTCAGAAAAAACCAAGGATTCAGCAACAAAGGTGTTTGGTGCCAACACACCACTTGTTTCCTGCTACTTTGACA GAGTATATACTTACCACCTTCGCTGTTACATCTACCAGGCAAGAAACCTCATGGCTTTAGACAAAGACAGTTTTTCAG ACCCATATGCTCATGTTTCCTTCCTccatcaaagcaaaacaactgaGATCATTCATTCAACTCTAAATCCTACATGGGACCAAACTCTCATATTTAATGAAATTGAGATCTATGGGGACCCACAGACAGTTGCCCAAAACCCACCTAATGTTGTTATTGAACTTTTTGACAGTGACCAAGTG GGTAAAGACGAATTCCTTGGAAGAAGCATTTGTTCCCCTATGGTCAAGTTAATCCCGGAAGAGGACATCACACCAAAACTGCTCTGGTATCCTGTAACAAATAATGGCAAAGCTAGTGGAGACATTCTTTTTGCTGCAGAACTTATTTTGAGGGACAAG GGTGGCGCCAACCTTCCAATTCTTCCATCACAAAGAGCACCAAAGCTTTACATGGTACCTCAAGGTATCAGACCAGTAGTTCAACTCACTGCTGTTGag attcTGGCCTGGGGGCTTCGGAACATGAAAAACTATCAACTAGCCCCTGTTATGTCTCCAAGTCTTATTGTGGAATGTGGGGGTGAAATGGTGGAATCTGTAGTGATCAAAAACCTCAAAAAGACACCAAATTTTCCATCTTCTGTTCTCTTCATGAAAGTT cttttgCCAAAAGAGGAGTTATACAGTCCATCTCTAGTTATTAAAGTAATAGACCACAGACCATTTGGACGAAAGCCCATTGTGGGACAGTGTACTATTAATTTACTGGAAAGCTTTCGCTGTGACCCCTACACTACTAAAGAAGACATTGCACCACAACTGAAAG TTAGTCTGCTCTCTGCTGCACCTCACCGGGATACAGTAATTGAAATGGAAGACACCCAGCCACTCCTAACAGCTCAG CTTACGGAAAAG gaggaagaaattgttGATTGGTGGAGCAAATTTTATGCTTCAGTAGgagaacatgaaaaatgtggACAGTATATTACAAAAGGATATGATACTTTAAAG gtGTATGACTGTGAATTGGAAAAAGTACCTGAATTTAATAGCTTAACAGACTTCTGTGATACATTTAAACTATACAGAGGCAAATCTGAGGACAGTGATGATCCATCAGTGGTTGGGGAATTCAag gGATCCTTTAAAATCTATGCATTACCTGATGATCCCACTATTCCAGCTCCTCCTCGCCAGTTCCGTGAGCTACCAGACAGTGGGCCTCAGGAGTGTATTGTGCGAATTTATATTGTTCGAGCTTTGCAGCTTCAACCCCAGGATAATAATGGGCTG tgTGATCCTTATATAAAAATATCGCTAAGTAAAAAAGTCATTGAAGACAGAGATAATTATGTGCCTAATACTCTCAACCCAATTTTTGGCAG AATGTATGAACTCAGCTGCTTCTTGCCTCAAGAAAAGGATCTGAAAATTTCAGTCTATGACTATGACACATTGACACGTGACGAAAAAGTGGGTGAAACCATAATTGATCTTGAGAACAGATTCCTTTCTCGTTACGGATCTCACTGTGGCATCCCACAGCAGTACTGGAT ATCAGGTGTGAATACCTGGCGTGATCAACTAAAACCAACCCAGTTATTACAAAATGTAGCCAGGTTTAAAGGCTATGCTCCTCCTGTCCTCTCTGAGAATGGTAAAAGGATTAACTATGGCGGAAGAGACTATACTTTGGAGGAAGCTG AAGCTAACAAAATTTTGCATCAGCATCTTGGTCCAGGTGAAGAGCGGCTAGCCCTTCATATCCTCAGAACCCAGGGTTTGGTACCTGAACATGTGGAGACAAGGACTTTATATAGCACCTTCCAGCCCAACATCTCCCAG GGAAAGCTCCAGATGTGGGTTGATGTTTTCCCCAAAAGCTTAGGACCACCAGGCCCTCCCTTCAACATCACTCCTCGAAAAGCCAAGAA GTACATCTTGCGGGTGATTGTCTGGAACACCAAAGATGTCCTTCTGGATGAAAAGAGCATCACAGGGGAAGAAATGAGTGACATTTACGTGAAGGG atggatgcctggaaatgaagaaaataagcagaaaaccGATGTTCACTACCGATCATTGGATGGTGAAGGGAACTTCAACTGGAGATTTGTTTTTCCGTTTGACTATCTCccagctgagcagctctgtgtaATTTCCAAAAAG gAACATTTTTGGAGTCTTGATAAGACAGAGTTCAGAATCCCACCCAAACTGATAATTCAAATATGGGATAATGACAAGTTCTCCTTGGATGACTATTTGG GCTTTGTGGAACTTGATTTACATAAAACAATCATTCCAGCAAAAGTTCCAGAGAAGTGTAATATAGACATGATTCCAGAATACAAGGCAGACAGTTCTCAGAAGGCTCCCAAGACCGCCTCTCTCTTTGAACAGAAATCCATGAAAGGATGGTGGCCATGTTATGTTGAAAAGGATGGCTCCCGTGTTTTAGCG GGTAAAGTTGAAATGACACTGGAAGTTGTCAATGAAAAAGAAGCTGAGGAAAGGCCAGCTGGTAAAGGAAGAGATGAACCCAACATGAACCCCAAACTAGATCTACCAAA CCGACCAGACACTTCCTTCCTTTGGTTTACAAATCCCTGCAAGACAATGAAATTTATTGTGTGGCGCAGGtttaaatggctttttctgGGCCTTATCATCTTGCTGATTTTACTCTTGTTTGTAGCAGTACTCCTCTACTCATTGCCG AACTACTTGTCAATGAAGATCGTGAAACCAATTTAA